In a genomic window of Cytobacillus sp. FSL H8-0458:
- a CDS encoding YodL domain-containing protein, which yields MLKELTRIRRREYDVTIFQTPEFRGKKGFQQVYRLNVEALTHEECLESVFRKFNVHDRIPRDFDGRFISTGDILYIDEGRRGQFYYQLKPGGWEEVNRIHIR from the coding sequence AATTAGAAGAAGAGAGTATGATGTTACGATATTTCAAACACCTGAATTCAGGGGCAAAAAAGGCTTTCAGCAAGTATATCGCCTAAATGTAGAAGCTTTGACTCATGAGGAATGCCTTGAATCAGTTTTTAGAAAGTTTAATGTGCATGACCGGATCCCCAGAGATTTTGATGGCCGATTTATTTCCACAGGAGATATACTCTATATTGATGAAGGCAGAAGAGGGCAGTTTTATTATCAGCTAAAGCCGGGCGGCTGGGAAGAAGTTAATCGGATACATATTAGATAA